A region from the Deltaproteobacteria bacterium genome encodes:
- a CDS encoding CHRD domain-containing protein has protein sequence MIRNSLITRSSTLTALIVLLVGVLIPHPRNAHSASLAEIRVAFKLDPRLTGGVYLGERWVSPDTFTGYQVGTEFTVDVRAGGIDDQGGVVDINPEWIAEDPDMATVSPVQGKQVTVTVRRAGMSRLTVASPEVSKELFVEATYIDTVIKVEISQTMPVEVEFIPYPPSPEPVLDASPGGARPVGVGPAAQGGDTIDIRIALDSFPDPVDIFFGVYAPVSLGSQEILLLRQDDTFQSMSAGLVPWRTNVSGPIDESLFGDIAVSDLPPGMYHLLLLVAPAAGSALQKAYLWQTAVGAGTAVTIETPLSGAQVVDPVESAGRGAGLLTVVLETRELASTQSFMDLTSDVTGSHIHMGAAGANGPVIVGFTGSAGLGIAAWAAPMGAVLTPQQLDALMNDELYFQAHTRQYPFGEIRGQILYPPGAPLL, from the coding sequence ATGATACGCAACTCCCTTATTACCCGTTCAAGTACTCTTACGGCCTTGATAGTGCTCCTTGTGGGAGTCCTGATCCCGCACCCCCGGAATGCACACTCAGCCTCTCTGGCCGAGATCCGGGTCGCTTTCAAACTGGACCCGCGACTCACCGGCGGCGTGTACTTGGGAGAGCGGTGGGTCTCGCCCGACACCTTTACCGGTTACCAGGTAGGGACCGAATTCACCGTGGATGTCCGAGCCGGAGGTATAGACGATCAGGGAGGTGTTGTGGACATAAACCCGGAATGGATTGCCGAGGACCCCGACATGGCGACCGTGTCTCCGGTTCAGGGCAAGCAGGTCACCGTCACCGTGCGCCGGGCCGGAATGAGCCGCCTGACAGTGGCTTCCCCGGAGGTTTCGAAGGAGTTGTTCGTCGAGGCGACGTACATCGACACGGTCATCAAGGTGGAGATCTCTCAAACCATGCCGGTGGAGGTGGAATTCATACCGTATCCGCCCTCACCCGAGCCCGTGCTCGATGCATCGCCGGGCGGCGCGAGGCCCGTTGGGGTGGGACCGGCAGCCCAAGGAGGCGATACCATCGACATCCGTATTGCCCTTGATTCGTTTCCAGACCCTGTGGATATCTTTTTCGGAGTCTACGCTCCCGTTTCCCTGGGTTCGCAGGAAATATTGCTGCTGAGGCAGGACGATACCTTCCAATCGATGTCGGCGGGCCTCGTCCCTTGGAGGACCAATGTGTCCGGGCCGATCGATGAGTCCCTTTTCGGGGATATTGCCGTGTCCGATCTTCCCCCGGGAATGTATCACCTTTTGCTTCTTGTGGCGCCGGCAGCCGGTTCCGCTCTTCAGAAGGCTTATCTCTGGCAAACGGCCGTGGGAGCGGGAACGGCTGTGACAATCGAAACGCCGCTTTCGGGCGCACAGGTAGTGGACCCGGTTGAATCTGCCGGAAGAGGTGCGGGCCTCCTGACCGTGGTTCTCGAAACCAGAGAACTGGCTTCGACCCAGTCGTTCATGGATCTCACCAGTGACGTGACCGGCTCCCACATACACATGGGAGCAGCCGGAGCCAACGGGCCGGTGATCGTCGGATTCACGGGATCGGCCGGCTTAGGCATAGCGGCCTGGGCCGCCCCGATGGGCGCCGTTTTGACGCCCCAACAACTGGATGCCCTGATGAACGACGAATTGTACTTCCAGGCCCACACCCGGCAATACCCATTCGGCGAGATCAGAGGCCAGATACTGTATCCACCCGGCGCACCTCTCCTCTAA